The Nerophis lumbriciformis linkage group LG09, RoL_Nlum_v2.1, whole genome shotgun sequence nucleotide sequence CCCACACGGGGACATTTGGTTCAGCAATTATCTTGTCTCCTAATTGTTGTTACCTTGCGGTGCTGCTCACTAGCAAGTAGCTACTAGCGAGGCTCTCTTGGTGCCCCATGTGTGTAAGCGAGTGGTCCCGCCTCCGCCCACCTCGACAAAggttgtggatgactgacaataGGGTTCACCATTTAATTCTACTATTGAATATCAGGCTCAGGTGATGAGACTAATGCAGAATGAACCCTTTGCACCCTGATTGGAAGTGAGACAAAAACAGTGTCCATTTTAATTTATCCTGTGATTGATTTATTGCTCCAGTCCTATTCATATATTTTGAATAGTTTAAAATCGTATACAATTTGTTTTATatgtctggaacagattattgGTTTTGAATTACGGCTTCGTATAATTTGGTCTGACATTTGGAAACTGATTAATGAAAACTGTGGGACCACCATATAATCAAACTAAGAAATATAAGCATGGCGGATGAAAGCGTAATTGCCAAACATTTATTGTCGGGTTGGCAGTTTATAAAATGATGCACAGTGTGGATTGACCGCAACCAATAATTGCAGCCAAATCTTGCAGTGGTGTTAACTGTACTGCAACATATGAAGTGTTAAATATTTTGGGTCTATTACTAGTATTGGATATCAATGTGCAAGTGTAACCAAATGAAGTGCTAAAGTTAATTTATGTACAGCTTTCAAAAACAATCATGTGACCATCCAAACTACAAATGCAATGACATACCTGCTTCCCATCCAGCGTGTAGATCTTTTTAACCGCTCCGCTTTCCAGCTTAATGGCCTCTGTGATGTCAGTGAGCACCTGTTCGAAGGAGTGCGCAGTCTTCTTGTTGAGCAGGACGCGCACAGCCTTGCGTGGCTTGACGCCGCTGCGCATCACCGTCACCAGTTTGGGTCGAACAAAGTCCTTGCACTCTCGGGACTCGCTGCCGGCTTTAGCACTCAACGACTGAATGTTCCTTTGGCTGGCAGAGGCCTTCACGTTCACCGACCAGTTGGGGTTGACGTTCTTTGTGTAGTCCACCTTCTTGAAGAGGTTTTCCGAAGCGCAAACATAGCTCTCCCCTGAGATGGAAGACAATATTTGGTTAGTGTGTTGCGAGCACATTGTAGACACCGGAGAGTCCCAGTGGTGTCCTCTCTCACACGCTCGGCAGAGGATTAAGTCTTTAGATCAATTTTAGAGTTCCAAGGGGGTTCCAAACCTTATTTTAGTCCAAAGAGACCATTACAAGAGAAATATGCAAGGAGAAGAATATTCCAAGGTATAAAACTATCACACTTGCTAAAACCTGCTATATGTGCAACACTTGCTTTTCAAAATATGGGAGAGGTTAAAAATGCATTTGGAAATCAGTATAATGCAGTAATATTCTACACCACTGCTAAATCTGTGTATTGTCTTTGTAAAATCACAATTCATGATAGTTATTGTTCTTATTGGTGTAGCAACTGTACTGTAATTAATGCCTCCATGTCATAGATCTGCTTTACAAAACTGTGTATATGCTCTACATAATCTCCCTTTTTCTGTTCGTAACCATCATTCTTCTGCAGCTTGTTGCAAAATCCAGAGGGGGGGCAGTGGAAACAAAGAGCAGAAGGGGGAAAAGTGACAGTGGGGGAGAGGGACATTTTGGAATCTTAGGCAACAATTAGTCCAAGTGTGGAGAGATTACAGCAAAGACAAAAAGCAGGATTATACAGTGCCCAGGAAATTGAGCAATTAATTATATACACCCCACAAGAAGAGAAAAATACGCCACAGCTTACTGTGCTGCCTGTCTTCTTAACTGCACTTGTcacacaatgaaaatcttaccagggtaggaatcattttggttccAACTGCAAATATACAGTTACAAATAATTAAGCCAATGTTCTAAATGTAAAGTTGATTTTATATCTCAGCACTGTCCTGAtaactaatctttttttttttacatttaaaaaaaaaaattgttgaattGCTACAAAGTGCTAAGTGGTGTCAACATGCTCTAATTATTATAGATCATACATGCTATGTACAGAGGTGGAGAGAGTACCGGTAGCTCAAAATCGTACTTGAAGTAAGACTTTAAAAGTAACATGActcaaaagtaaaaagtagtcatccaaataattacaagtattcagtgaaaaaactattcaagtactgagtaactggtgaGTAAGTTCTTATTTTTGTAgtggctatttttatttttattttttatttttaaatgacccaactaccgtatttttcggagtataagtcgcaccggagtataagtcgcacctgccgaaaatgcataataaagaaggaaaaaaagcatataagtcgcactggagtataagtcgcatttttgggggaaatttatttgataaaacccaacaccatgaatagacatttgaaaggcaatttaaaataaagaatagtgaacaacaggctgaataagtgtatgttatatgacgcataaataaccaactgagaacgtgcctggtatgttaacgtaacatattatggtaagagtcattcaaataactataacatatagaacatgctatacgtttaccaaacaatctgtcactcctaatcgctaaatcagatgaaatcttataagtctagtctcttacgtgaatgagctaaataatattatttgatattttacggtaatgtgttaataatttcacacataagtcgctcctgagtataagtcgcacccccggccaaactatgaaaaaaactgcgacttatagtccgaaaaatacggtacatgtacgcAGCATGTACAACAAAATATGTACATTTTACGGTCAGTTATGACGTAATCGTGCCAATGTTGGCAATTACACAGCTAAACCACAAAAAAATCTACAATTTACAGCAATACGTTtatagttggaagtggaattcttgcgGACTGAAACATGAACActtctgacagtttttttttcctagcttGTAAGTAAACACCTAAGAAGTGCATTGCCTCTTCCGATGTCCTGTCACTTTTTACAGGACATCGGTGATGCGGTGATGTGCCGGAGTGCCAGGCTCTATttcattggtgaaatggagtcaaatatcggttggattggtgaaacagagttatGTGACAGTGCCCGCTGGAAGATTTCTTTTAAAGAGCCAAAACAATGCATCTTCGTAAGCAATAATCAATACATTATCAatgaatgataatataaataaatgtagcaaTCACAATGAACTTCAATGTAACGAAGTAAAAGTACTGTTTCGTCTTTAAATAAATTGtacaagtaaaaagtatgttgcagtaaAAGTACCCTGACAAGAATAATTTATCCAAACAATTATTAAGTACATGTCACGGTGTGAAAGTAGTACGTTACTACCCAAATTTACAAAGCAACTGAAAGACATACAAATGCAATACATAAATACAATCCTAAAGAaaatttaaaccaaaaaataaaagcaGCAGTATCAATAATATAAATTACTAGTTCAATGTTTTAAtccaaaaatgtatataaaaatatatttctttaaaTGATTCTCGAAAATTAGGAATCTATttagaatcaaaataaatataaatatcgatttggatgtgaatcgattttttgagcacccctgccAATTTGGCAAGTAAACTTTGAACACAAACTAAATAAATTAGCCTGAAATAGACCAATACATATTGAGTAGCTCCATGTGTATAATATCTTATTAtaagtttattttgagagttACAAGCAAATGGCACTGATTTGGTGGGCTGGCCAGTATAAATCAAGTCTGAAAAAGGCAATCTGATCATTTTTAAACACCTTGTCTTGTGTAAATCCCACAAAAGAGTTTATTCAACAAAGTCTGATTGTTTGGACTGGGAGTAACAAAAAGAGGAAGAAGGTCTGCAGAACTTAAACAAGTATGCCATTAAAagtagccaagaatgtacaattacATACTTTAACTTCATTGAACAATGACAAATAGTTCTTTGCTCAGACAGACTAATACGCAATTATCCTGTTGCAAATAGATTTGGATTACTTCACAACACCACAATactttgttaatttttttgtACGCTTTTCACCAGTTAAGAAAGAAAAGCTTACCCTCCTCAAGTTCATCAAGGGCTGAGACCCTGTTTGTGCCATCAATGGAGAAGATGAAGCGGACGCCCTGAGGCAGGTTGATGTGGTCGGACAGCGAGCGAGTCAGGTCGGCCAGCAGAGAGTCGAAGGTGCGAAACCGGTCATTGGCCACAGCGTACACGATGCCCTTAAAGTAGCGGTCGCCATTGCGGTAGAAGCGCACCTTTTTAGCCTTCTTCTCGTTGGACAGGGCTTGCAGGGTGCGTGTACGGTAAAAGCTGCAGTGGGCGCTGTGGGTCGGGCTGGGGAGTCCGTTCATGCGGCCGCCCCGTGCTGTACGGGATGCCTTGTCTCGCTCGTCAAAGTGCCCAAAGTCAAGCTCCATGATGACTGACTGGTGATGCTTGTGACGGATGAGTGGAGAGGGGGTGGGGAACAGCTCCGTAATCTACAAACACAGGAAAAGTATGTTGCAATCaaaacaaatctttttttaaaactGATATTGCAAGTATACATATTTAATTAAACCAAGTGTGGTTATAAAACAGTAGAAATGTGTTAGTACAGTAAAAGTTAGCTAGCTCTCTATTCACACTTCTGTTACTTAGGCAGTAACCTCCTCAGCACCTCTAGTGGTGAGGATGAAATATACAAGCTTTACAGTTATAAAGTTAACAAACCCACATTACAACAATTTGACAAGATCTAGTCAACCAAAATAACTCAAAACTGTTTGATGTCCATTGTCAAAAAAAGAGGAAatgtacaggaaaaaaaaacaccactTCCACGACAAGTGCGTTTCGCACCGTATATTTGTTGGCCTCTATATTTTCGGCGTTGGTAAGTAGAATTATTTTCAAGACGCAGCAAGAAAATGGACTAGCCTCCCAGCTAAAAAGGTAAACAGCCACTAGGTAAGCTAACGTTAGCTTGTGCTTTCATTTCTAGCCATCTTTTAAAGTTACAGTGATGACAATTGAGCAGCAGTGTTTCCAATGTTGGTATTATTTGTTATATTTATGTAAATACCATACTGTTTAGAGATATTCAAAATTGCCAAGCAGAAATGCAAATGCTACTCAAAAGCATACAATCGGTCCCTCGCCACATTGCGCTGTGAAGTTTGCGGCTTCACTATCGCAGATTTTTGTAGAGCATATTCTGCATATTTTTGGCCAACATTTTCAAGCATACAAATGGCTGGACTAAAAATATCGGTACTCGAGTATTGGCCACTAAAAGAGAtcatgtaaaggtgactatgtaggTGCTATTTCACAACTACAGGGCcctaataatgttaaaaaacatatttaaaatgtttaaggTTTTTCATGCTTtggttcagtggttctcaaacttttttctccaagtaccacctaaGAAAAAaaattggctctccaagtaccaacataatgacaagcattaaaatacagtagcgtactaggcctaagtattcataaaaATTAAGGCACGTTTAATtcaaaaagtatatttaatattttgaacaCTGTAACattgcagtttgaacagtaacattgacTACATGAAGAAAAcacttttaaaattattatttggcataccactagatagagcccacatacaacgtaccacagtttgagaatcaatgcTCTAATTATAAAAATATTACACGGTCTGGCCCGGGaacaattaacagcaataaacaacGTAAAGTAGCATCCAGCCAGCACATTGCATGTTCAAATGCATTTAGTGTGTTGATGTTGAATGTTAAAATAAAGTCCAGTGTGGATAATGACTTATTGTACTTAAAATGTTCATTATAATTGCTTTGTGCTGGCACACCAATTTATTTTGCATTTCCTTGAATTCTAATTAAATTCATGCAATTTGGGTCACcatttaaggcagtgtttttcaaccactgtgccgcggcacactagtgtgccgtgagatacagtctggtgtgccgtgggagattatcagatttcacctatttgggttaaaaaatattttttgcaaaccggtaatcatagtctgcaaattatgtgttgttgagtgtcggtgctgtctagagctcttccacatcagtaggtggcagccggtagccaattgctttgtagatatcggaaagcgggaggcagcatgcaggtaaaaaggtgtctaatgcttaaaccaaaaataaacaaaaggtgagtgcccctaagaaaaggcattgaagtttagggaaagctatgcataacgaaactaaaaccgaattggctgcaaagtaaacaaaaacggaatgctggacgacagcaaagacttactgtggagcaaagacagcgtccacaaagtacatccgaacatgacatgacaatcaacaatgtccccataaagagggataaaaacaactgaaatcttcttgattgctaaaacaaagtagatgcgggaaatatcgctcaaaaaaaaaaaaaaaacatgaaactgctacaggaaaacaccaaaaaagagaaaaagccaccgaaatagaagcgcaagataagaact carries:
- the LOC133607581 gene encoding neuronal migration protein doublecortin-like; protein product: MELDFGHFDERDKASRTARGGRMNGLPSPTHSAHCSFYRTRTLQALSNEKKAKKVRFYRNGDRYFKGIVYAVANDRFRTFDSLLADLTRSLSDHINLPQGVRFIFSIDGTNRVSALDELEEGESYVCASENLFKKVDYTKNVNPNWSVNVKASASQRNIQSLSAKAGSESRECKDFVRPKLVTVMRSGVKPRKAVRVLLNKKTAHSFEQVLTDITEAIKLESGAVKKIYTLDGKQVTCLQDFFGEDDVFIACGPEKFRYAQDDFSLDENECRVMKTPNKVLRGSIKSPLSFQRCKSPAESTNGTGSSSQISTPVSKHSPTSTPTSPGLNDKQKDLYLPLSLDDDDSVGESM